Proteins encoded within one genomic window of Bradyrhizobium sp. 186:
- a CDS encoding ATP-binding cassette domain-containing protein, whose product MSDGNILSVDRLTMRFGGIVAVQDLSFAAEQKKITALIGPNGAGKTTVFNCITGFYKPSGGTIRLTHDDGKVIALERLNDFRIAKQAKVARTFQNIRLFPGMTALENLMVAQHNALMRASGFTFLGLIGAPAYRAAEKHAIDLATEWLKRVNLLERADDAAGNFAYGDQRRLEIARAMCTEPALLCLDEPAAGLNARESAALSELLLSIRDEQGTSILLIEHDMSVVMEISDHIVVMDHGVKIAQGSPREVRDDPKVIAAYLGADEEEAMAVMESGS is encoded by the coding sequence ATGAGCGACGGGAATATCCTCAGCGTCGACCGGCTGACCATGCGCTTCGGCGGCATCGTCGCCGTGCAGGACCTGTCGTTTGCGGCCGAGCAGAAGAAGATCACCGCGCTGATCGGGCCGAACGGCGCCGGCAAGACCACTGTCTTCAACTGCATCACCGGCTTCTACAAGCCGAGCGGCGGCACCATCCGCCTGACCCATGACGACGGCAAGGTCATCGCGCTGGAGCGGCTGAACGATTTTCGTATCGCCAAGCAGGCCAAGGTCGCGCGCACCTTTCAGAACATCCGCCTGTTTCCCGGCATGACCGCGCTGGAAAACCTGATGGTGGCGCAGCACAACGCGCTGATGCGGGCCTCCGGCTTCACCTTCCTCGGCCTGATCGGCGCGCCCGCCTACCGCGCCGCCGAAAAGCACGCGATTGATCTTGCCACCGAATGGCTGAAGCGGGTCAATTTGCTCGAGCGCGCCGACGACGCCGCCGGCAATTTCGCCTATGGCGACCAGCGCCGCCTCGAGATCGCGCGCGCGATGTGTACCGAGCCCGCGCTTCTCTGCCTTGACGAGCCCGCCGCCGGCCTCAATGCCCGCGAAAGCGCCGCCCTGAGCGAGCTGCTGCTGTCGATCCGCGACGAGCAGGGCACCTCGATCCTGCTGATCGAGCACGACATGTCGGTGGTGATGGAGATCTCCGACCACATCGTGGTGATGGACCATGGCGTGAAGATCGCGCAAGGTTCGCCGCGCGAGGTCCGCGACGATCCCAAGGTGATCGCGGCCTATCTCGGCGCCGACGAGGAAGAGGCGATGGCCGTGATGGAGAGCGGGTCGTGA
- a CDS encoding ABC transporter ATP-binding protein, producing the protein MTSAPNPLLAIRGLRAAYGKIEALKGVDVEINAGEIVALIGANGAGKSTLMMTIFGKPRARAGQILYEGRDITDVPTHEIAHLRIAQSPEGRRIFPRMSVAENLRMGADATGCTDSERDATLARVFTLFPRLKERYAQRGGTLSGGEQQMLAIGRALMSRPRLLMLDEPSLGLAPLIARQIFDAIRTLNRQDGLTVLIVEQNANHALKLAHRGYVMVNGLITLAGTGSELLQRPEIRAAYLEGGRHG; encoded by the coding sequence GTGACTTCGGCGCCCAATCCCCTGCTCGCGATCCGCGGCCTGCGCGCCGCTTACGGCAAGATCGAGGCGCTGAAGGGCGTCGACGTCGAGATCAATGCCGGCGAGATCGTCGCCCTGATCGGCGCCAACGGCGCCGGCAAGTCGACGCTGATGATGACGATCTTCGGCAAGCCGCGCGCCCGCGCCGGCCAGATCCTGTACGAAGGCCGCGACATCACCGATGTGCCCACCCACGAGATCGCGCATTTGCGCATCGCGCAATCGCCGGAGGGGCGGCGCATCTTCCCTCGCATGAGCGTGGCGGAAAACCTCCGGATGGGGGCGGATGCCACCGGATGCACCGATTCGGAACGCGACGCGACGCTGGCACGCGTCTTCACGCTGTTTCCGCGGCTGAAGGAACGCTATGCCCAGCGCGGTGGAACCCTGTCCGGCGGCGAGCAGCAGATGCTGGCGATCGGCCGCGCCTTGATGAGCCGCCCTCGCCTCTTGATGCTGGACGAGCCCTCGCTCGGGCTCGCTCCGCTGATCGCCCGCCAGATCTTCGACGCGATCCGCACCCTGAACCGGCAGGACGGCCTGACCGTCCTGATCGTCGAGCAGAACGCCAACCATGCGCTCAAGCTCGCCCATCGCGGCTACGTCATGGTCAATGGCCTGATCACGCTGGCCGGGACCGGCTCCGAGCTGTTGCAGCGCCCCGAAATTCGCGCCGCCTACCTGGAAGGCGGCCGGCACGGCTGA
- a CDS encoding branched-chain amino acid ABC transporter substrate-binding protein — translation MKSLKLIGLAFGASIALSSAAFAQDVTIAVAGPMTGGESAFGRQMKNGAEMAVTDINAAGGVNGKKLALAIEDDACDPKQARSIAEKIAGAKMPFVAGHYCSSSSIPASEAYADGNVLQITPASTNPLFTERKLWNVARVCGRDDQQGLIAAQYIAKNFKGKNIAILNDKTTYGKGLADETKKALNKAGVTEKMYESYNKGDKDFNAIVSRLKRDNIDLVYVGGYHQESGLIVRQMRDQGLKTILMAGDALADKEYASITGPAGEGTLFTFGPDPRNKPTAKKIVDAFKAKNIDPEGYTLYTYAAMQVWSQAAKKAGTTDAKKVMEAMKAGKWDTVIGPIEYDAKGDIKQIDYVVYKWDAKGGYTEIKGNGT, via the coding sequence ATGAAGTCACTAAAGCTCATCGGTCTGGCATTCGGAGCGTCGATCGCGCTGTCGAGCGCGGCGTTCGCGCAGGATGTCACCATCGCAGTCGCAGGCCCGATGACCGGCGGCGAGTCCGCCTTCGGCCGCCAGATGAAGAACGGCGCCGAGATGGCCGTGACTGACATCAACGCCGCCGGCGGCGTCAATGGCAAGAAGCTCGCGCTCGCCATCGAAGACGACGCCTGCGATCCGAAACAGGCGCGCTCGATCGCCGAGAAGATCGCCGGCGCGAAGATGCCGTTCGTCGCCGGGCACTATTGCTCGTCGTCGTCGATCCCCGCCTCCGAAGCCTATGCCGACGGCAACGTGCTCCAGATCACGCCCGCCTCGACCAATCCGCTCTTCACCGAGCGCAAGCTCTGGAACGTGGCGCGCGTCTGCGGCCGCGACGATCAGCAAGGCCTGATCGCGGCGCAGTACATCGCCAAGAACTTCAAGGGCAAGAACATCGCGATCCTCAACGACAAGACCACCTACGGCAAGGGTCTTGCAGACGAGACCAAGAAGGCGCTCAACAAGGCCGGCGTCACCGAGAAGATGTACGAGTCCTACAACAAGGGCGACAAGGACTTTAATGCGATCGTCTCGCGTCTGAAGCGGGACAACATCGATCTGGTCTATGTCGGCGGTTACCACCAGGAGAGCGGCCTCATCGTGCGCCAGATGCGCGACCAGGGCCTCAAGACGATTCTGATGGCCGGCGACGCGCTCGCCGACAAGGAGTATGCCTCCATCACCGGCCCCGCCGGCGAAGGTACCTTGTTCACCTTCGGCCCCGATCCGCGCAACAAGCCGACCGCGAAGAAGATCGTCGATGCCTTCAAGGCCAAGAACATCGACCCCGAGGGCTATACGCTCTACACCTACGCTGCGATGCAGGTCTGGTCGCAGGCGGCCAAGAAGGCCGGCACCACCGACGCCAAGAAGGTCATGGAGGCGATGAAGGCCGGCAAGTGGGACACCGTGATCGGCCCGATCGAATATGACGCCAAGGGCGACATCAAGCAGATCGACTACGTCGTCTACAAGTGGGACGCCAAGGGCGGCTACACCGAGATCAAGGGCAACGGCACCTGA
- a CDS encoding response regulator, which yields MPRILIIDDQKDVRAMFAIVLRVNRYEVVEADGGAAGLRAFTEASFDAAIVDIFLGDISGVDVIATLRERAPALPVVAVSGMMALDFMEQSPHLAGVVCLQKPFRPNDLLQALRKAQAATGGELPAAV from the coding sequence ATGCCCCGCATTCTCATCATCGATGACCAGAAGGACGTTCGCGCAATGTTTGCGATCGTGCTCCGGGTCAACCGTTATGAGGTCGTGGAGGCCGACGGCGGCGCGGCCGGGCTGAGAGCCTTCACCGAGGCCTCCTTCGACGCGGCGATCGTGGACATCTTCCTCGGCGACATCAGCGGCGTCGATGTCATTGCGACCCTGCGCGAGCGCGCGCCAGCGCTTCCGGTCGTTGCAGTGTCCGGCATGATGGCGCTCGATTTCATGGAGCAGTCGCCCCATCTCGCCGGCGTAGTCTGCCTGCAAAAGCCGTTTCGGCCGAACGATCTCCTGCAAGCGCTTCGGAAGGCGCAGGCCGCCACAGGCGGCGAGCTGCCGGCGGCGGTCTGA
- a CDS encoding PAS domain S-box protein, whose product MRKTDLREVGVPGTTDRGIFLSTLPATRTDRTAATAIVGVSAVLFALAVPFAGTPLLPVPAFVASYQSALAVSDIVTAVLLLAQFTVLRTRALLLLATGYLFTAAAALAHALTFPGLFTPTGLLGAGPQTTVWLYMIWHGGFPIFVLAYAWLKESDGGVRIRGATSNAIYASALGVVAAIAVFTWLVTAQHDLLPVLLRDGRYTPAMIGVVSFVWSLSFAALVSLWFRKPHSVIDVWLMVVMCAWLFDIALSAIVNVARFDLGFYAGRLYGLGASSFVLAVLLIENVRLQAHTVGLVGKLRQQSASERDYYGKRLALYGAVVESSNDAIITKTLDGIITGWNKAAEHLFGYSAEDAVGQPIDIIVPQDRRDEVRGILNRIASNETIAQHETVRIRKDGRPLDVVLNISPLRSDRGEIIGVSKIAHDITEEKQSREKLRREIEERQRIFETSQDLILVTDGFGNFVQVSPSAKDILGFSPDDMIGHSATEFIHPDDLERTRNEMRAARRGQIKRSFEARYYHYDGHEVTLNWMGTWSEPVKRHFFIGRDLTDKQAAEAQFRQVQKMDAIGQLTGGVAHDFNNVLTVITGTIGILADAVADRPELAAITRLIDDAAERGAQLTKHLLAFARKQPLQPREIDVNALALEAAKLLHPTLGEQITITPQLTEDAWPALVDPNQLTAAILNLALNARDAMPDGGTLVLETRNIFLDDGYASMNVDITPGNYVMIAVSDTGAGIPADLIDRVFDPFFTTKEVGKGTGLGLSMVFGFVKQSGGHIKIYSEEGHGTSVKIYLPRSTGVQETEFEVLQNVPVTGGDEKILIVEDDALVRQYVVTQIKSLGYAALEAANAAEALIIIDADAGIDLLFTDIIMPGAMNGRQLADEAARRRPDLKTLFTSGYTENAIVHHGRLDSGVLLLAKPYRKSELAKMLRTALAS is encoded by the coding sequence ATGCGCAAGACCGACCTGCGAGAAGTGGGCGTGCCGGGGACGACCGATCGAGGCATATTTCTTTCGACGTTGCCGGCCACCCGGACAGACCGCACCGCAGCAACGGCGATTGTCGGCGTTTCCGCGGTCCTTTTTGCGCTTGCCGTTCCCTTCGCCGGTACCCCGCTCCTGCCCGTGCCCGCGTTTGTGGCGAGCTATCAATCCGCCCTCGCGGTCAGCGACATCGTCACAGCGGTGCTGCTGCTGGCGCAGTTTACGGTCTTGCGGACGCGGGCGCTGCTACTGCTCGCGACCGGCTATCTGTTCACCGCTGCGGCAGCGCTGGCCCATGCCCTCACCTTCCCCGGCCTTTTCACGCCGACCGGATTGTTGGGCGCCGGACCGCAGACCACCGTCTGGCTCTACATGATCTGGCACGGCGGCTTCCCGATCTTCGTTCTGGCCTATGCCTGGCTGAAGGAGAGCGACGGCGGCGTCAGGATCCGGGGCGCGACAAGCAACGCGATCTACGCCAGCGCGCTCGGCGTCGTCGCGGCAATAGCCGTCTTCACCTGGCTCGTCACCGCCCAGCACGATCTCCTACCGGTCCTGCTGCGCGACGGCCGTTACACGCCGGCCATGATCGGTGTCGTGTCCTTCGTTTGGTCGCTGAGCTTCGCCGCGCTTGTCTCGCTGTGGTTCCGCAAACCGCATTCGGTGATCGACGTCTGGCTCATGGTCGTGATGTGCGCCTGGCTGTTCGATATTGCGCTGTCCGCGATTGTCAACGTCGCCCGCTTCGATCTCGGCTTCTACGCCGGTCGGCTCTACGGTCTCGGCGCGTCGAGCTTCGTGCTCGCGGTGCTGCTGATCGAAAACGTCCGCCTCCAGGCGCACACGGTGGGGCTTGTCGGCAAGCTGCGTCAGCAATCGGCCTCGGAGCGCGACTATTACGGCAAGCGCCTGGCCCTGTACGGCGCCGTCGTCGAGTCTTCGAACGATGCCATCATCACGAAGACGCTCGACGGCATCATCACCGGCTGGAACAAGGCCGCCGAACATCTGTTCGGCTATTCCGCCGAGGACGCGGTCGGCCAGCCGATCGACATCATCGTCCCGCAGGATCGAAGGGATGAAGTCAGGGGTATCCTCAACCGGATCGCCAGCAACGAGACGATCGCCCAGCATGAGACGGTCCGAATCCGAAAGGACGGCCGCCCGCTTGACGTCGTCCTGAATATTTCTCCACTTAGATCCGACCGCGGCGAGATCATTGGCGTCTCCAAGATCGCGCATGACATCACGGAAGAGAAGCAGTCCAGGGAGAAGCTGCGCCGGGAGATCGAGGAGCGCCAGCGCATCTTCGAGACCTCGCAGGACCTGATCCTGGTCACCGACGGCTTCGGCAATTTCGTCCAGGTCAGCCCTAGCGCGAAGGACATCCTCGGCTTCAGCCCGGACGACATGATCGGACACAGCGCGACGGAGTTCATCCATCCCGACGATCTCGAAAGGACGCGCAACGAGATGCGCGCGGCGCGCCGCGGCCAGATCAAGCGCAGCTTCGAGGCGCGCTACTACCACTACGATGGTCACGAGGTCACGCTGAACTGGATGGGCACCTGGTCGGAGCCGGTGAAACGCCATTTCTTCATCGGGCGCGACCTGACCGACAAGCAGGCCGCCGAGGCCCAGTTCAGGCAAGTCCAGAAGATGGACGCCATCGGCCAGTTGACCGGCGGCGTCGCCCACGACTTCAACAACGTGCTCACCGTCATCACCGGCACGATCGGCATCCTGGCGGACGCCGTCGCCGACCGGCCCGAGCTCGCCGCCATCACCAGGCTGATCGACGATGCCGCCGAGCGCGGCGCGCAACTGACCAAGCATCTGCTCGCCTTCGCCCGAAAGCAGCCGCTCCAGCCACGCGAGATCGACGTCAATGCGCTGGCGCTCGAGGCCGCCAAGCTGTTGCATCCCACCCTCGGCGAGCAGATCACCATCACGCCGCAGCTCACCGAAGATGCCTGGCCGGCGCTGGTCGATCCGAACCAGCTCACCGCCGCGATCCTCAATCTCGCGCTGAACGCGCGAGACGCCATGCCTGATGGCGGCACGCTGGTGCTGGAGACGCGCAACATTTTTCTCGACGACGGCTATGCCAGCATGAATGTCGACATCACCCCCGGCAACTACGTCATGATCGCGGTGAGCGACACCGGGGCCGGAATCCCGGCCGATCTGATCGACCGGGTGTTCGATCCCTTCTTCACCACCAAGGAGGTCGGCAAGGGCACGGGCCTCGGGCTCAGCATGGTGTTCGGCTTCGTCAAGCAGTCCGGCGGCCACATCAAGATCTACAGCGAGGAAGGCCACGGCACGAGCGTGAAGATCTACCTGCCGCGCTCCACCGGCGTGCAGGAGACCGAGTTCGAGGTGCTCCAGAACGTGCCCGTCACCGGCGGTGACGAGAAAATCCTGATCGTCGAGGACGACGCGCTGGTGCGGCAGTATGTCGTGACCCAGATCAAGAGCCTCGGCTATGCCGCGCTCGAAGCCGCCAATGCGGCCGAAGCCCTCATCATCATCGATGCCGACGCCGGGATCGACCTGCTCTTCACCGACATCATCATGCCGGGCGCCATGAACGGCCGCCAGCTTGCCGACGAGGCGGCGCGGCGCCGCCCCGATCTGAAAACGCTGTTCACCTCGGGCTACACGGAGAACGCCATCGTCCATCACGGCCGGCTCGATTCCGGCGTGCTGCTGCTGGCAAAGCCCTACCGCAAGTCCGAGCTCGCCAAAATGCTCAGGACGGCGCTCGCCAGTTGA